The genome window TTTCGTAAGGAGGCTGTCGCGACCTATAAAAAAGGGTTAGAAAAAGGTAAGAATCTGGATGATACGCTTCAAAAGGCTGCGGAATATAACGATGTATTATGCCAGGTTGGAAATGCACTGGTCGGTAATGCGCAGAACGGAATCCTAAGCAGCGAAAATTATGAAGGCCTGCTAAATCCTTCTGGAAATGGAATCATGGGAGTCATCAAGATTCCAAAAATCAATGTCAATCTGCCGATTTACCACGGGACTGCGGAAGAGGCTATATCGAACGGTGCGGGACATCTGGAAGGGAGCAGCCTACCGGTAGGAGGGGAAAATACCAGATGTATCCTCACCAGCCACAGAGGACTTCCAAATGGGAGGCTGTTTACAAGGCTCGATGAGTTGGAGAGGGAAGATTACATTTTTCTTGAGGTATGTAATCAGACGCTGGCATATCAAGTAAATGAGATCGAGGTGATAGAACCGGAAGAGCTTGATAAGCTGTATATCCGACCGGAAGAAGATCTCCTGACTCTTGTAACATGCACTCCTTATGGAATCAATACGCAGCGTCTGGTCATAACAGGTGAAAGAGTACCATATGAGGAAGGAAACGAACAGAAGATATTACCTAAGATGTATTCGGTCAGAGAGCTTGTATTTACAATGATTCCAATCATTGTCCTATTGGTATTTTTATGGAAAGGCATAAAAAGAATGATGAATAAAAAGAGGTATAAGGATGAAAAAGAGTAGAAAGTTTTCTGTGCTGATTCTGCTGATCCTGATCCTATCCTTTGCGGGTTCCGGCATAGTGAGCGCCGAAGAATCTGCGGAGAATGTAGAGACCGCAAAAAAATACGGGAGTATTGAGATCGAACTGACAGACGGAGGCGTCGGTACGTCTAAAGAAGGAGTTGTATTTTCTTATAGCTATGTAGCCGACCTTGTTCATGGAGAATATCGTCTTTTGGACCGGTATAAGGAAAGCAGGGTCGATTTTGAACAGATCAAGCACGCAAAGGATATGGAAGAGGCAGCCAAAAAGCTGGCGAAATATGCTGATGATGAGAAGCAGGTAATAACTGATAAGAACGGAAAAGCTGAGATCAGGGAGCTTCCGATAGGGGTTTATCTGATTATTGTAGCCGATAAAGCTGATTATGATGAAATCACACCATTTTTAGTTGCAATTCCTACTTTTAGTGATACGGAAAAGGAGATGAAGTATGATCTGAGGATTTTGCCAAAACATACACCCAATCCCCCTGGGAAGATTGTAACGGAGACACCGCCTACAGTGAAGACGGGGGACAGTGCAAAAAGTGCATTATATCTGGGACTTGCAGGAACGGCTGGATTTTTGGCGGTGGCAGTCATTGCTATGCTCCGATATCAGCATAAAAAGAGAAAAGCAGAACTGGAAAGAGAGATTAAAGAATGAAGAAAGGAAGAGGTATCATAACAACTCTTCTTTTGGCTGCGGGAGCCATATTCTGGATAAATGATATTGCAGTAAGAGCCAGCGATGGCTCTGCTGCAGACGGAGTTGTCTGGAAAACGTATAAATATACTTCGGATTCACCGGAACAGAAGGAGAATATATTCAAAAAAACAATTAAAAAGGATGGCAGGACATATCAACTTGTTGATGTCAGCTACGATGTGCAAAAAAAGAACCCGGTAACAAAAAAAAGCCAAGTTGAGCTTACGGCCTTAAGTGAACCGGTGAAATCGTCGGAAATGTCCGGATTTGCCGAATTTACGAGAAAGGATGGAGTTTTATATCGTCTCGATAAAGATACAATTCGGGAAAGCGGAGAAGCGCATGTGCAGAAAGTTACAGTCAATGAAGATTATAACCATGCCGTGGATGCATCTTCTGTACCGCAGAAGATAAAAACTAAAGCGACAAATGAACTGACGGGTGAAGAAACAGAGGTAGAGTGCAGCTTTGAGGAGATTATCCGTTTAGACCGTTTTTGGCAGGATTCTTATATCGACATTACGTTTCAGCAATATGATGCAAATGTGTTTTACTGGCAGGGACTGGCGATCACAAAAAATTCCCAGAATATACCTCTAAAGGGATACGAAACGCAATTGTTGTCTTCGGTAGGACTTAGCCCGGACACGGGGAGGGTGCTTAAGACTTATTGGAGTTCAGATGAGTATACTGCTGACGGTGTCGTATGCAGGGATGCAAAAGCAGAGGTGCAGAAACTTGTAACCCCATACCGGGCAAAATATTCTGGAGAAATCAGAATGCCGATATATGAAGCTACATATACGGGTACAGTCGAGGAGATTGTAGAAGGAGAATACACCTACGATATGGTCGCTACAGCAGAATATCATCAGAGTCATGATATGGTGTATTTTGTAGGGATTGTAGTTCTGATTTTAGCGTTGCTTTTGATCTTATTTTTGATCAGTAAAAAGAGAAAAAGGAAAGAGGGTGAAAAGACAAATGTTTGATCCGATCAAAACAAAAATCTATTATTTAGCAGAACAATTAAAACCGCTGGGCATTCCGTGTCTGGTTCTTGCCCTGGCATGTTGTGGTTTTATGCTGCTTTGGCCAGATACGGATATTTCGCGAAAGGTTAAGAAATACCTTCCGATAGCAATCGTTGGCTGCATGTTGGTAATGGGGTGCATTACGATTGGCGAGGCCATAGGGGCAGGGCTGACATTTTAGAAATAAAGGAAATAGTAATAATGGTATATCACAACTAAAGGCAGATGGAAATATGCTGCAAAAAAGGAACTATATAAACGATTATCACGCATAAATCTAGAGGCGGGGCAACAGGCCCCGCATATGGAGAATGAGATGAGACTAAAAAAGAAAGTACAAGCTGAATTAGTATATCCAACACAAAATAAGAAACGCGTCATGCGGTTGAATTATTTCCTTGGAAATAGAGCTGTGCTGCCGGTGCTTACGGTTGCCTTGGATATATTGGTTCTCTTTTTAGGCAGTTATCTGATCAACCTTGTCCGGAATTTCCCGGAATGGATGAGCGGTGCTGTTGATATAAGAACATATGCAGGCCTGCATAACATACTTCCCTTGCTGCGGATTTCCGGAACAAGTAAGGCGATATTTTTCTTTGTTATAGGGATTGTAGATTTTATTTTCATTTTCAAGGTTCGGGTGGCTTTTGGCGAATCGAATATGAATAAAGGGCAAAAAGGGACTGCGAGATTTGCAACTTTGAGTGAGATCAAGGAACAGTATAAGGAAGTCCCTGCGAAAGAAGAGAAGTATCCTGGCCGGGGCGGAATGCTTATAAGCCGGTATAAGGATAAATGTTATATTGAAACGGATCCCGTACATGGATTGTTTTTAGGTATTACAAGAGCAGGTAAAGATGAGATGTTCCTCCGGCCGATGATTGAGATCAATTCAAGGGCAGTAGATGCGCCTTCCATGCTCATAGTCGATTTGAAACTGGAAAATTATAAAAGCACAAGCCTGCTTCTTAAGGAGAGAGGATATGACACTTATTTGATCAATATTGCATTCCCAAAGTATTCGGATGGCATCCAGCTTTTAGATAAAGTGATCGAACGGATCAGGGAAGGTGATATTGATGAGGCAGAGGCGCTCTGCACACAGATTGCGGATATCCTGTTCCGGGAAGAGAATAGTGTACAGTCTGAGAATTCCAGGTACTTTAAGAATAATGCAACGAACCTTCTGCGGGCGATGATTTTTGCCCAGACGGAGGACTGCCTGAAGCAGGACGAAGAAATGGACCGGAAATGCAGGCTTAAATGGGAAGAAAAGCAGAAGGAATATGTGCTTTATTCTGAAGAAAGGCAGATGCAGATCGATGTACAGTTTGAATTTGAAAAGAAAAGATTTTTTTCAACGCATACTCCAGAGTATCATACCGGGGAATGGCAGTCCTATGTACTGAAGAAAATGAAGCAGATACCGGCCTATGAAGAATACAAGCCATGTATGGATAACGTAAGGAAGGTTACATTTTATTCTATTCTCTATACCTTCTCTACATTGGCTGAGACAGTTGTCGACCAGAAAACCGGAAGAACAAAGCTGGACGTGTATTTTGGAAAACGGCCGGTAAATGACAAGGCAAGAAAATATTTCAGTTCTATCAAAATAGCGGGTTCAGATAAAACAAAAGGGAATATCTATTCTACGATGCTGTCTGATCTGCAGATTTTTATGAGGAACGATATCGGAGCTTTGACGTCGGAAAGCTCATTTAATATCGATGACATTGGATTTGGAGAACGGCCGGTGGCAGTCTATCTTGGAATGCCGGAATATGACCAGACGAAAAACAGCATTATCTCCATCTTTATGACACAGGTATACTATGAACTTTCGCGGCGGTGCGCACTAGGAAAGGGCGTGTGCGACCGGGATGTGTTTATCTTTTTCAATGAGGCAGGGAACTGTCCGGCCATTCCTAATCTGCCGACAGAGCTTACGACTTCGGCCGGAAGAAGGATTTACTGGTACTTTTTTATCCAGGAGCTCCAGCAGCTTAAAGACTTGTATAGGGATAATTATAAGACGTTGTTCTCTAACTGCGGAAATAAAGTGTATATCAAATCCGGCGATCAGGAAACGAACAAGGAATTTGCTGAACTTATCGGGAATGAGACGGTGACGAACGTGCAGAGGAACGGAAAGAAAATGTCACTCGATAAATCGTTGTTTGAGCATTTTGAGGAAAAGCCTCTTATGAATGCGAACCAGCTCATGCAGGAGATGCTGGTAGGGGAGAATATCATTGTGAGGATCATGCATCCATACGATAACAAAGGAAATCCGATTAAGCAGTACCCGATTTATAACCGATATGAGAACGGGACCCAGTTCATACCGGCGCACAAATATCTTTCGGACATCATACCGGATCACAGAGAGATTGATTTTCTGCAAATGGTAACATGCAGCCGCGAGCATATTGATCTAAAAGACACATTGGTCGACGTGGAGAAAATCGGAAGTGAAGGCGGGAAAGTCCCGGTTGTTTTGGAGGACCTTTCTACCTATCAGGCCCTGATGAGGGCGGTCGCTGATATTTTGGGAGAGGATTTTCTGTGTGAGAAGGAGATCAATGGTGATATGCGGATACAGGCTTTTCTTGATATTCTGCATAGATCCCAGGTGGAACGTTTCCAGGCACAGGCTATTCTAACAATTTTGGAGAGTGGAGGAGCATGATATGACGGATGAAGAGATTATTGAGTTTTTGATAGAAAACAGTGATTATTTTAAGACCTCCAGCTTTATAGGAGATGCCGGACGGCAGATCAGCTGGGGACTGCTGAAATTCTTAAAATACATAACAGACAGCTGCCAGAATATTTTCAGCCACGCATTTGATCTGCTTAATTTTACAAGATCAAATGTGTTCGTGAATTTCTGGAATGAGTACGAGAAAATGATTACTCCTATGTTGATTTTGTTTGTGGCAGTATTAGGTTTTAAACTGATTTTCAATATAGATAGAAAGCCGATTCCGATCTTGAAAAATGTATTTATTTTACTCGTGGTGGTTACTTCGATGACAACGATCATTCCATTCATGAATGACTCCGTAATCGCATTGAAGAACGGAGTGCTTGGAGATGGGATTGAAACGACGGAGGCTGACGATATCATTAATGCAAGCCTCTGGGATCTGACCTACATAGACAAAAAGAATGGATTGAGTGAGTTTGACTGCCATTATGCCTCCATCAATGCTGACAGGATTAAGAACCTGGATATTGTAGCCAAGGTAACAGATGATGACGATGGTATTTCCGGCAGGGCGGAACAGATCTATGGGAAAATGCTGGTGGATGATGGCACGGGTGAAGTGACGGGAAATTATGAACTGGGTGAGATCAAGAGCAGCCTGCTTGGACTCATTGATCCGCCATACTATTACAGGTATAGGGTGGATTACCCTTCAGCCATAATTGCGCTTATAGCGTTACTGATCGTGTTTCTTTTTTACACGTTTCAGGTGATCAAGCTGCTTTTTGAGATTATCACAGCAGAGGTTCTTGCAGTTGTTTTTGCCCCGGATATTGGAAATGGAGAGAAGATAAATAAAATCATCAATTCTATCATAGGTGCATTTACGACGCTTGCAATTATGGTCCTTCTGGTGAAGGTTTACACGCTGTTTGTATCCTATGTGTGGCAGAACAGTTATGGGCCGATACAAAAAAGCATTTATATGCTCGCTATTTCATTTGCCGTTATCATAGGTCCGAATATCGTACAGAGAGTGACTGGATATGATATGGGAATTGGGCAGGATCTTACACAGATGTATTTTGCCGGGAAGATGGGAGCAGCGGCTGGAAAAGCGCTTGGCAAAGGCGCACGTGCCATTGCGGGAAGAGCTATCTCTATGGAGCCTAAGCCGATATTTGGCGGGAAGGGCAGCAAAGGTCAAGCGGATGGGACTTCAAAGGGAGACGCCTTTGAGACATCGGCAGGAGAGCCTGAATCCCAGACAGGATCTTCCGGATCACAGGCAGAATATAGAGGTGATTCGCCTCTTGGCTCAGAAAAGGATGCAGAGGCAGGAGGCAGTGTTCCTGAGATGGAAAGCGGGGATATGGTTGATGGCGGTATAAATGTGATGGAAGGAAATATGGAGGAAGACACAGGAACAAAAGAAGAGACATATGAGCCTCAGGGGTGGTATGGATCCGAAGAAAAAAGCATAGAGGGCAGAACACCGCAAAAAAATGCCAACACTATTTTGGGACACAGCGGAACGCAAGAGGCTTCTAAAGAGAAACATGCTGATGCTTCGGGCACGAAAAGGGAAAAGGTATCCGGACATGGAGGTGAACAGTCCATGTCCCCTGACCGATGGACAAATGTAAGCCAGACAGGAATGGCAGATTACCGTCCGGCGGAGAATAAGGAACCGGAAGGCTGGAGTGCCCCGGGTGAAGAGAATATCACTTCACCAGAAAAGGATAGTCATATGGGATACGAGAATGCGGCAGGTTATGGAGGCGGTCAATCCTCCAGTTCGTTAGTGAATGGAGGACAGTCAGGGATGGAAGAGTATCATCAGCCGAATAATATGAGGACGGAAGAGTGGAATACTCCAGGAGAAGCGAGCGGAAGCTATAGGGGAAAGAACATCTACAGCGAAGATGTACATGAGGGTCATCCTGGAATGTCCGGAGAAAGCTATGTAGAAAAGGAGGCTTTGAGAATGACGGGAAATGCATATGATTCGGGCGGAGGCTGGAGTACGGAACGTACCCCGGAAAGACCATATCAAGGGGATAAAGCCAGACATCCTGCTGGTGGAAGCAAGGAGGAAAGAAAGTAAATGCATTATACCGTTGTAAAAGAGTTAAGATCAACAGCTAAATACAATAAATATATCGAACTGAAAGATTTGATGTTTATTTTGTCCTACTTTGCAGTCTTCTATTTTTTTCACGAGTCGGTCTATATCAAACTTCAGACAATCTATTTTATTTTTAGCTTTGCGTGTGCAGTGTTTTTTGTTATGAAGGTGCCGGGAAACCCGGAGAGGAAGAATTACCAGCGGATGATCATTATGCTGCAGAGAGATTTTAAGGTTTATAAACCGATCAGTACGAAACGGAAGAGGGTGAGAGGCAATGAGAACAGGTAAGGATAAGGAGAGAAAGGTGAAGCAGAAGAAAAGGCAGGAAGAAAGTGTATTGGAAATCTTATCCATAAATCAATATGACACGAAAAATCATTGTTATGAGATGGCCAGCCGTGAGTATGCCTATATGGATATGCTGCGGATCCGGACAAAGGACCGCACAGGCATGGATCAGGAGGATATCACATTCGATAACATCAGTTGGCAGCGTTTCTATCTGATGTATACGGAAGATATCAAGATTATTGCTCTGAACTTTCCAGTAGATACAAAGGTGCAGAGAGAATACTACAGTAGAAGAATTGCAAAGACGAAGAACCCGGTCTATCAGAAATGGTTAAACAAAGAACTCGCGATTTACAACAATATCAGTGTATATAAGACAAACCGGGAATTCTTCCTCATGATCTTCGCAGAATCAATTAAACAATTGAATGAAAATCTCGCAGTGATCGATCAGACATTAGGAATCGGTACACAGGGAAATGTAGATTATCTTTCCCAGAATGAAAAAGATATATTGCTGCGTATCCTGAATAACAAATGTACGATGACACGGAGGAATAAAGAATGAAGCAGAAAAAAGAAGAACAGGTCTCGGCAACAAAAGAAAAAGATATGTTGCTGCTTGAAAGGATTCAGCCGGCAGGGGGAGTGACATTTAAAAATGACAGGTATATAACGACCGGGACAGGCTACGAAGCCTGTTTGACAGTGATAGATTTTCCGTCGTCTCTTCAGGATTATTGGCTGCAGAAATTGACAAAGATTGATGATGTTGTAACGACGATTGATGTATCTACAGAAGATCCGGATATTACGGTGGCAAATATCAACCGGTCTATGAAAGAGCAGAATCAGCGTGCACGTACAAGGGATTATGAAGAATGGAAGTCAGCAGAACAGAGAAAACAGGAATTAGATATGCATTTCAATGAACTGACTCTTTATGAACAGGTGCTTAAGATCGTGCAGCCAAGGATCTTTATTCCGGCAGCGTCAAAGGAAAAAACAGATTTAAAGGCTGGAGAAGTACAGAGAAACCTTCATGCAGCCGGATATGAAACAGCAGTATTTTTAGGGGAAGGAAAAAGGGAATGGAAGTCGGTATACCAGTCTTACAAGGAACAACAGAATTATCAGTATGCTATTTATGGCCAGCCTATGACGGCAGAGGCCTTGGCTTTTGGAAATCCTTTCTCCTTTTCGGCCCTCTATGATCCGTGCGGGATTCCGCTTGGGACGACAATGTCCGGAGGAGATGTTATGTTTGATCCGGGCCAGTCAGATGAGCAGAGGACGCATTACAATGGCGTTGTCCTCGGAAATCCGGGTTCTGGAAAATCCACCCTTCTGAAAAAGCTGATCAAGAGCCTTGCTGTGAGAGGGCATTTCATAAGAATTTTTGATATTGTAGGAGACTACAAAGAACTGTCAAAAGAACTGGGATTCAAGGAGGTGGTGTACGGAAAAGATGGGATTATTAATATTTTACATATCTATAAGGGCGGAGAGACGGAACAGGAAAGCTATGTAAAACATGTATCAAAGTTCTCTACATTTTATAGCTGTTTAAATCCCAAAGCGTCTGCGAAGGAAATATCGATTCTGGAAGAGCAGCTTGATATCCTGTATCAGAAAAATGGAATTAATGTTAATGCACAAGTGACAGGATATCCAGCTGAACGCTACCCAACATTAAGCGACATGGTATGCAGTGTAAAAGAAGAAATAGATAAAATGTCCGAAGGAGCAGAAAAATTAAATGAAGTAAAACGGCAGATTGTTGTGAATAATCTGCTTCTCCTTGATGATATCCGAAAGACGATTGAAAATGCGGTGCAGATTTACGGCATCTTTTTAGATGGCAAATCCAGCATCGAAAACCTGCAAGATGAACAGGGGGTAGATTTTAATATCACTGGACTAAAAGATGTAAAAGGAAACATTTTTGATGCATGTATACAATGCCTTTTTTCGCTTACCTGGGACAATATGATCTCGAATGGAACTGTTATGAAACGCAGATATGAAAACGGAGAAATTGAGATAGAAGATGTGGTGCGTTTTTTTACTTTTGTAGACGAATCGCATAACTGGATCAATACCTCCAAGCCATTTCTGGTGGATGAATGCATAAGGTATTCGAAAGAGGCGAGAAAATTCTTTGGCGGGTTCTGGTATGTATTTCATAAGGCAGGTGATGTAATGACAGAATCCGGTATTGCGGAAGATGCGCAGAATAAGCTAAGATCATTGTTTGCTCTTACCCAATACAAATTTGTGTTTAAACAAGGGAATGAGGATTTGGAGATACTAAAGAAACTGTTCGGAAATATCTTTACCCTATATCAGAGTTCGAAAATACCACAGTTGGCAAAAGGGCATACGATTTTATGTATATCAGGAATGAGCAATATCATCATGCGGGTTGCGTTGACCAGAGAAGAAGAGGCGCTTTTTAAAGGCGGTGTATAAATGCTAAAGGGAATAAAAAATGCTGTTATATATGGAGTCCTGGGAAGTGTGACAGCGGTAGTTCTCGCAATGTTTCTTGTAATGTCTGCATGTCAGAGCGCTATTATATCAAGCAGTCATTCCAGACAGAGCGGTGGAGGGGGTACAGGTGATCTGGAACTTGATCTTCCAGGCCTTCCTCCATGGGTCACCATTGAAATCGTGGCTCCAGCGTTAGAGCTTCAAGAGTCGCATGGGATATATGCAAGCGTAACGATCGCTCAGGCTCAGCAGGAAGTAGGCGGTACATGGGACGGGACAAGTCTTTATCCAACAGCTTCCGTTGATTTCAATCTGTTTGGACTAAAAGCTTTTGGGAACCGGTCAACATGGGGAACTGAAGTGACCTGGGATGGATCCCGCGGAGCGACCGGAACTTACCGTAAATATGAATCATACCGACAGGGACTGAGGGATCGGGCGCGCCTGCTCCTTACAAGCCCGACTTACGCAAATGTCGCGGCAACGGCATTTCACTCGTCGCGTAGACAATTGGAAGCATTATCCCGGAGTCCATGGTGCGAGAACCAATATTCTACATTGGAACGGTATATGGACATTTATAATTTATGGAGACTGGATGCTATGACACTGGAACAACTGCAGCGAGGTGATGGGGGAAACGATGAAGAGTCCTCAAGCGAGCTGCAAAGACGTATTGCGGAGATCGCGAGAACAGGGCAGGGGACAAGGCCATGCCGGTCAGGTTACTGCGCAGCATGGGTAAGCGGCGTCTATGAGGCGGCAGGTCTGGGATATCCGGGAGGCAATGCGATCGATTATTGGAACCGGTGGAAAGCTTCTGGTTCAACCAGCATGAGGAATATCCCGGTCGGAGCGGCGGTGCTCTCAAGTGGTTCAGGAAGAGATGGGGCCGTATATGGGCATATTGGAATCTATATAGGGGATGGGAAGGTGGCGAATAATATTGGATACCTGAGCATCGTTACAGTGGAAGAATTTGCGAACGCCGGGACGGCGACTTGCCAGGGACATCGAGGCTGGATTGGCTGGGTCTATCCTTATGGAAGGGCATTTTAATGTTTGGACTGTTTTGTAAGACAGATATCATCCTGGAGAAATCGATCAGGAAGCGAAAAGGGAATAAATTGTCTTACATATGTGGGAAAGAAATGGAAGGGAGTGGATTAGGAGAAATGGAAAAGAATATGCCGGAAAAAGAAACTAAGAAGAAGGAAATAAAACATAAGCTGTCCCCCAAAAGTATGCTTCAGATGTTACTCCTGATATCCTTTTTAGTTTTTTTGGCCTATATAGGATATCGAACTATTGCAGAACCTTCAGCTCAGGATCAGATGGACTATCATGCCGATGGAGAGAATAGCGGGGAGAACGAGGCAGAAAAGGGGAGCCAAACAAAAAATCAGGAAACGTCTGGCAAAAAGAATACCTTTACCGAGGAGGGGCTGGATTATTCTTTTCAGATCATCAATATGCGTCAAGAAGCAATGGACTTGATGGGATTAGAGATAGAAGAGTTGGCGGATGCACTGCATGAATGGACCTACTATAACGGGTATTCTATGGCGACGACAGCGACCTTCTATCCTTATCTGGAAATTGATTTCAGAAGACAGATCTATAAGATGACGATGCGTCTTGATGATGATGTAAGAACCATTGTGAATTTGCAGTATTACAGGGATAAGAAAAGTTTGGTTCTGAATGCAGCGGGAGCTGGCGGCGATGCAGCTTTAGAAAGCGACCTGGGAACAGAACAGAAAAATACGGATGGAGGGGAAACAGAATGATTTATGTGTGTTGTAAAGAGGGGCAACGGATACAGGAGGAGGAACGTGTGGCGGCCAGGTTTCAACTTAAGGAAATCGTGGATCATTTGGAAGATGCAAATGAAGTGATCGTAATCGGCGTTCCGGACGTCCGGATGCAGGATGAAATCAATCGTGCTAAAAGGTATGGTTGCCGGGTGCGTTATGAGGATCAGAAGTACCTTCAGGAAATGATTATGTATCATCTATTGGCGTCAAAAGCAGAACTGGAGGAGCTGGAACCGGAAAATGATATGGATCTGGACCGTTATCTTGGAATCATGGAATTAGAGTAGAGAAAATACAGATGGAGGT of Roseburia hominis contains these proteins:
- a CDS encoding class C sortase, with protein sequence MKNKWKRIVACLVGIILCCYPFVNGIVQRQFRKEAVATYKKGLEKGKNLDDTLQKAAEYNDVLCQVGNALVGNAQNGILSSENYEGLLNPSGNGIMGVIKIPKINVNLPIYHGTAEEAISNGAGHLEGSSLPVGGENTRCILTSHRGLPNGRLFTRLDELEREDYIFLEVCNQTLAYQVNEIEVIEPEELDKLYIRPEEDLLTLVTCTPYGINTQRLVITGERVPYEEGNEQKILPKMYSVRELVFTMIPIIVLLVFLWKGIKRMMNKKRYKDEKE
- a CDS encoding type IV secretory system conjugative DNA transfer family protein; this encodes MRLKKKVQAELVYPTQNKKRVMRLNYFLGNRAVLPVLTVALDILVLFLGSYLINLVRNFPEWMSGAVDIRTYAGLHNILPLLRISGTSKAIFFFVIGIVDFIFIFKVRVAFGESNMNKGQKGTARFATLSEIKEQYKEVPAKEEKYPGRGGMLISRYKDKCYIETDPVHGLFLGITRAGKDEMFLRPMIEINSRAVDAPSMLIVDLKLENYKSTSLLLKERGYDTYLINIAFPKYSDGIQLLDKVIERIREGDIDEAEALCTQIADILFREENSVQSENSRYFKNNATNLLRAMIFAQTEDCLKQDEEMDRKCRLKWEEKQKEYVLYSEERQMQIDVQFEFEKKRFFSTHTPEYHTGEWQSYVLKKMKQIPAYEEYKPCMDNVRKVTFYSILYTFSTLAETVVDQKTGRTKLDVYFGKRPVNDKARKYFSSIKIAGSDKTKGNIYSTMLSDLQIFMRNDIGALTSESSFNIDDIGFGERPVAVYLGMPEYDQTKNSIISIFMTQVYYELSRRCALGKGVCDRDVFIFFNEAGNCPAIPNLPTELTTSAGRRIYWYFFIQELQQLKDLYRDNYKTLFSNCGNKVYIKSGDQETNKEFAELIGNETVTNVQRNGKKMSLDKSLFEHFEEKPLMNANQLMQEMLVGENIIVRIMHPYDNKGNPIKQYPIYNRYENGTQFIPAHKYLSDIIPDHREIDFLQMVTCSREHIDLKDTLVDVEKIGSEGGKVPVVLEDLSTYQALMRAVADILGEDFLCEKEINGDMRIQAFLDILHRSQVERFQAQAILTILESGGA
- a CDS encoding pLS20_p028 family conjugation system transmembrane protein, whose translation is MTDEEIIEFLIENSDYFKTSSFIGDAGRQISWGLLKFLKYITDSCQNIFSHAFDLLNFTRSNVFVNFWNEYEKMITPMLILFVAVLGFKLIFNIDRKPIPILKNVFILLVVVTSMTTIIPFMNDSVIALKNGVLGDGIETTEADDIINASLWDLTYIDKKNGLSEFDCHYASINADRIKNLDIVAKVTDDDDGISGRAEQIYGKMLVDDGTGEVTGNYELGEIKSSLLGLIDPPYYYRYRVDYPSAIIALIALLIVFLFYTFQVIKLLFEIITAEVLAVVFAPDIGNGEKINKIINSIIGAFTTLAIMVLLVKVYTLFVSYVWQNSYGPIQKSIYMLAISFAVIIGPNIVQRVTGYDMGIGQDLTQMYFAGKMGAAAGKALGKGARAIAGRAISMEPKPIFGGKGSKGQADGTSKGDAFETSAGEPESQTGSSGSQAEYRGDSPLGSEKDAEAGGSVPEMESGDMVDGGINVMEGNMEEDTGTKEETYEPQGWYGSEEKSIEGRTPQKNANTILGHSGTQEASKEKHADASGTKREKVSGHGGEQSMSPDRWTNVSQTGMADYRPAENKEPEGWSAPGEENITSPEKDSHMGYENAAGYGGGQSSSSLVNGGQSGMEEYHQPNNMRTEEWNTPGEASGSYRGKNIYSEDVHEGHPGMSGESYVEKEALRMTGNAYDSGGGWSTERTPERPYQGDKARHPAGGSKEERK
- a CDS encoding DUF5592 family protein; its protein translation is MHYTVVKELRSTAKYNKYIELKDLMFILSYFAVFYFFHESVYIKLQTIYFIFSFACAVFFVMKVPGNPERKNYQRMIIMLQRDFKVYKPISTKRKRVRGNENR
- a CDS encoding FtsK/SpoIIIE domain-containing protein is translated as MKQKKEEQVSATKEKDMLLLERIQPAGGVTFKNDRYITTGTGYEACLTVIDFPSSLQDYWLQKLTKIDDVVTTIDVSTEDPDITVANINRSMKEQNQRARTRDYEEWKSAEQRKQELDMHFNELTLYEQVLKIVQPRIFIPAASKEKTDLKAGEVQRNLHAAGYETAVFLGEGKREWKSVYQSYKEQQNYQYAIYGQPMTAEALAFGNPFSFSALYDPCGIPLGTTMSGGDVMFDPGQSDEQRTHYNGVVLGNPGSGKSTLLKKLIKSLAVRGHFIRIFDIVGDYKELSKELGFKEVVYGKDGIINILHIYKGGETEQESYVKHVSKFSTFYSCLNPKASAKEISILEEQLDILYQKNGINVNAQVTGYPAERYPTLSDMVCSVKEEIDKMSEGAEKLNEVKRQIVVNNLLLLDDIRKTIENAVQIYGIFLDGKSSIENLQDEQGVDFNITGLKDVKGNIFDACIQCLFSLTWDNMISNGTVMKRRYENGEIEIEDVVRFFTFVDESHNWINTSKPFLVDECIRYSKEARKFFGGFWYVFHKAGDVMTESGIAEDAQNKLRSLFALTQYKFVFKQGNEDLEILKKLFGNIFTLYQSSKIPQLAKGHTILCISGMSNIIMRVALTREEEALFKGGV
- a CDS encoding glucosaminidase domain-containing protein yields the protein MLKGIKNAVIYGVLGSVTAVVLAMFLVMSACQSAIISSSHSRQSGGGGTGDLELDLPGLPPWVTIEIVAPALELQESHGIYASVTIAQAQQEVGGTWDGTSLYPTASVDFNLFGLKAFGNRSTWGTEVTWDGSRGATGTYRKYESYRQGLRDRARLLLTSPTYANVAATAFHSSRRQLEALSRSPWCENQYSTLERYMDIYNLWRLDAMTLEQLQRGDGGNDEESSSELQRRIAEIARTGQGTRPCRSGYCAAWVSGVYEAAGLGYPGGNAIDYWNRWKASGSTSMRNIPVGAAVLSSGSGRDGAVYGHIGIYIGDGKVANNIGYLSIVTVEEFANAGTATCQGHRGWIGWVYPYGRAF